A single window of Cytobacillus dafuensis DNA harbors:
- the leuS gene encoding leucine--tRNA ligase, with protein MSFNHQQIEKKWQAFWEGNKTFKTSEDKGKRKFYALDMFPYPSGAGLHVGHPEGYTATDILSRMKRMQGYNVLHPMGWDAFGLPAEQYALDTGNDPAEFTEQNINTFRRQIKELGFSYDWDREVNTTDPNYYKWTQWIFTKLFEKGLAYIDEVAVNWCPALGTVLANEEVIDGKSERGGHPVERRPMKQWVLKITEYADRLLEDLDLLDWPDSLKEMQRNWIGRSEGAEVTFQIEGHEGTFKVFTTRPDTLFGATYAVLAPEHALVEKITTAERQSAVNEYLEKVKTKSDLERTDLAKEKTGVFTGAFAINPANGEKMPIWIADYVLASYGTGAIMAVPAHDERDHEFAKQFGLPIIEVVAGGDVEKEAYTGDGEHVNSDFLNGKNKDVAIAEMISWLEAKGLGTKKVTFRLRDWLFSRQRYWGEPIPIIHWEDGTMSAVPVDQLPLILPKTTEIKPSGTGESPLANIEDWVNVVDPETGKKGRRETNTMPQWAGSCWYYLRYIDPHNSEALADPEKLKEWLPVDIYIGGAEHAVLHLLYARFWHKVLYDIGVVHTKEPFQKLFNQGMILGEGNEKMSKSKGNVVNPDDIIASHGADTLRLYEMFMGPLDASIAWSTNGLDGSRRFLDRVWRLFIEENGELNPKIQESEEVSNLEKVYHQTVKKVTEDYEGLRYNTAISQMMVFINEAYKTTVLPKHFMEGFVKLLSPITPHVAEELWEKLGHSETIAYEAWPAFDEAKLVDDEVEIVIQVNGKVKTKLLVPADAQKDALEKIAIEDERVKEQIDGKTIRKVIAVPGKLVNIVAN; from the coding sequence ATGAGTTTCAATCATCAACAGATTGAAAAGAAGTGGCAAGCATTTTGGGAAGGAAATAAAACATTTAAAACGAGTGAAGACAAAGGAAAGCGTAAATTTTATGCGCTTGATATGTTCCCATATCCATCTGGTGCAGGACTTCATGTAGGCCATCCTGAAGGATATACGGCAACTGATATTCTTTCACGAATGAAGCGGATGCAAGGATATAATGTTCTTCATCCAATGGGATGGGATGCATTCGGTTTACCAGCTGAGCAATACGCTTTAGATACAGGAAATGACCCAGCTGAATTTACTGAGCAGAATATCAATACATTCCGTCGCCAAATTAAAGAACTCGGTTTTTCATATGACTGGGATCGTGAAGTGAATACGACAGATCCTAATTATTACAAATGGACTCAATGGATTTTCACTAAGCTTTTTGAAAAAGGCCTAGCTTATATCGATGAAGTAGCCGTTAACTGGTGTCCAGCTTTAGGAACAGTTCTAGCTAACGAGGAAGTCATCGATGGGAAGAGTGAGCGTGGCGGCCACCCAGTTGAAAGAAGACCAATGAAACAATGGGTATTAAAAATAACTGAGTATGCTGATCGTTTACTTGAAGATCTAGATCTATTAGATTGGCCAGATAGTCTTAAAGAAATGCAGCGCAATTGGATTGGACGTTCAGAGGGTGCTGAGGTTACTTTCCAAATTGAAGGGCATGAAGGAACATTTAAAGTATTTACAACACGTCCTGATACTCTTTTTGGCGCTACTTATGCAGTCCTAGCTCCTGAACATGCTTTAGTAGAAAAAATTACAACGGCAGAGCGACAAAGTGCTGTCAATGAATATCTTGAAAAAGTTAAAACAAAGTCTGACCTTGAAAGAACAGATTTAGCAAAAGAAAAAACAGGCGTATTTACAGGTGCCTTTGCTATTAACCCAGCTAATGGCGAAAAAATGCCAATCTGGATAGCGGACTATGTATTGGCTAGCTATGGAACTGGTGCAATCATGGCAGTACCTGCTCATGATGAGCGCGACCATGAATTCGCAAAGCAATTCGGACTTCCGATCATTGAGGTTGTTGCTGGTGGTGATGTGGAAAAGGAAGCTTACACAGGCGACGGAGAACATGTGAACTCAGATTTCTTGAATGGAAAGAATAAAGATGTGGCTATTGCGGAAATGATTTCTTGGCTTGAGGCGAAAGGTCTTGGAACGAAGAAAGTGACATTCCGTCTACGTGACTGGTTATTCAGCCGCCAGCGCTATTGGGGTGAACCAATTCCAATTATTCATTGGGAGGATGGCACGATGTCAGCAGTCCCAGTGGATCAGCTGCCATTAATTCTTCCGAAAACGACAGAAATTAAACCTTCTGGTACAGGGGAATCTCCGCTTGCTAATATTGAAGATTGGGTTAATGTTGTAGACCCTGAAACAGGGAAAAAAGGGCGTAGAGAAACGAACACAATGCCTCAATGGGCGGGAAGCTGCTGGTATTATTTACGCTATATTGATCCACACAATAGTGAAGCACTTGCAGATCCAGAAAAGCTAAAAGAATGGCTTCCAGTTGATATTTATATCGGAGGAGCAGAGCATGCCGTTCTTCACCTTTTATATGCACGATTCTGGCATAAGGTCCTTTATGATATTGGGGTTGTTCATACGAAGGAACCTTTCCAAAAGCTATTTAACCAAGGAATGATTCTTGGTGAAGGCAATGAAAAAATGAGTAAATCAAAAGGGAATGTCGTAAATCCTGATGATATTATTGCGAGCCATGGCGCAGATACTCTTCGCTTATATGAAATGTTCATGGGACCACTAGATGCTTCGATTGCATGGTCAACTAATGGTTTAGATGGCTCAAGAAGATTCCTAGACCGTGTATGGCGCTTATTTATTGAGGAAAACGGAGAACTAAATCCAAAAATCCAAGAGTCAGAAGAAGTAAGCAACCTTGAAAAGGTTTACCATCAAACAGTGAAAAAAGTAACAGAGGATTATGAGGGATTACGATACAATACAGCGATCTCACAAATGATGGTCTTTATTAATGAAGCATATAAAACGACAGTTCTTCCTAAGCACTTTATGGAAGGCTTCGTTAAATTGCTTTCACCAATTACACCTCACGTTGCGGAAGAGCTTTGGGAAAAGCTTGGCCATAGCGAAACCATTGCCTATGAAGCATGGCCAGCATTTGATGAGGCAAAGCTTGTAGATGATGAAGTTGAAATTGTTATTCAAGTAAATGGTAAAGTAAAAACGAAGCTGCTTGTTCCAGCAGATGCTCAAAAGGATGCTCTAGAAAAAATCGCAATTGAAGATGAAAGAGTTAAAGAGCAAATTGATGGAAAAACCATTCGCAAAGTCATTGCTGTCCCAGGAAAGCTGGTCAATATTGTAGCGAACTGA
- a CDS encoding 3-hydroxybutyrate dehydrogenase, with the protein MVQEKVIFITGAAQGIGFEIGKKFAAAGAKIVLTDIQEDAVKRAAKNLQDEGYDAIGLKCDVTSEIDIQSCLQEAVSHYGSLEVLINNAGLQHVSYIEDFPTDKFEFLIKVMLTAPFISIKHVLPIMKKQQFGRIINMASINGLVGFAGKAAYNSAKHGVIGLTKVAALETATDGITVNAICPGYVDTALVRNQLNDLAKTRNVPLEDVLNEVIFPLVPQKRLLTVDEIAECAIFLASDSAMGMTGQAIVIDGGYTVQ; encoded by the coding sequence ATGGTTCAGGAAAAAGTTATTTTTATTACAGGTGCTGCTCAAGGAATTGGTTTTGAAATAGGGAAAAAATTTGCAGCAGCTGGAGCAAAAATTGTTTTAACCGATATTCAAGAAGATGCAGTCAAAAGGGCTGCAAAAAATTTGCAGGATGAAGGCTATGACGCTATCGGATTAAAATGTGATGTGACATCAGAAATTGATATTCAATCCTGCTTGCAAGAAGCAGTAAGCCATTATGGAAGTTTAGAGGTACTTATAAATAATGCTGGCTTGCAGCATGTTTCATATATCGAAGACTTCCCAACCGATAAGTTTGAATTTCTAATAAAAGTCATGTTGACGGCACCATTTATTTCCATTAAGCATGTTTTGCCAATTATGAAAAAACAGCAATTTGGCAGAATCATTAATATGGCTTCCATCAATGGCTTAGTCGGCTTTGCAGGAAAAGCTGCTTACAATAGTGCAAAGCATGGAGTAATTGGGTTAACGAAAGTAGCGGCATTAGAAACGGCCACAGATGGAATTACCGTTAATGCCATCTGTCCTGGCTATGTGGATACAGCCTTAGTTCGGAATCAGCTCAATGATTTAGCCAAAACGAGAAATGTGCCGCTTGAAGATGTATTAAATGAAGTAATTTTTCCATTAGTTCCTCAAAAAAGGTTATTAACTGTTGATGAGATAGCTGAATGTGCTATTTTCTTAGCTAGTGATTCTGCAATGGGGATGACTGGGCAGGCGATTGTGATAGATGGCGGGTATACGGTTCAATAA
- a CDS encoding GntP family permease: MLSMIGLIGGLALLIYLTMRGMNLLVVGPLSAIFVAVFSGMPLFPQLAAEGEANLVGNYMSGFSGFVTSWYLMFLLGAIFGKVMEDSGAADSVSKMVVDKLGMKYAVLAIVASCAILTYGGVSLFVVAFSVYPMALSLFKQANLPRRFIPAALAFGSVTFTMTSAGSPEIQNWIPIEFLNTTPYAGWEVSLIVAVFMMIFGYWWLKRMITKAVKKGETFVSRDSDPVTENKALPNPFMGILPLVVVLLISYVFHDSLKQSALIIALLGGVIATYLLNRKYFRNFWNAVSEGTLGALIAIGNTAAVVGFGGVAKAVPAFTTAVEFMTSIPGSPLIGGAIAVSVIAGMTGSASGGQAIALPLIAPHYMDMGVNPEALHRVVAISSGALDSLPHNGYVVTTVRSICGEAHQDAYGAVGALTVIVPAIGVAIAIILFSLGLGI; this comes from the coding sequence TTGTTAAGCATGATTGGATTAATTGGTGGCCTTGCATTATTAATTTATTTAACGATGCGAGGGATGAATCTGCTTGTCGTTGGACCATTGTCAGCGATATTTGTTGCCGTTTTTAGCGGTATGCCTCTATTTCCACAGCTTGCTGCGGAAGGCGAAGCAAATTTAGTTGGTAATTATATGTCCGGATTCTCAGGTTTCGTGACGTCATGGTATTTAATGTTCCTATTAGGAGCAATTTTTGGAAAGGTCATGGAGGATAGCGGGGCAGCAGATAGTGTTTCGAAAATGGTTGTGGATAAGCTAGGAATGAAATATGCCGTTTTAGCAATCGTAGCATCTTGTGCGATTTTAACCTATGGTGGTGTAAGTTTATTTGTCGTAGCATTCTCTGTTTATCCTATGGCTTTAAGCTTGTTCAAACAGGCAAATCTGCCGAGGAGATTTATCCCAGCAGCACTTGCATTCGGGTCCGTAACATTTACGATGACTTCTGCAGGGTCACCAGAGATTCAAAACTGGATTCCAATTGAATTTTTAAACACAACTCCGTATGCAGGCTGGGAGGTTAGTTTGATTGTAGCCGTATTTATGATGATCTTTGGTTACTGGTGGCTGAAAAGGATGATAACAAAAGCTGTTAAAAAAGGAGAAACATTTGTCTCAAGGGATAGTGATCCAGTAACAGAAAACAAAGCTTTACCAAACCCATTTATGGGAATTCTTCCTTTAGTTGTCGTATTATTAATTTCTTATGTTTTTCACGATTCTCTTAAACAATCTGCACTTATTATTGCTTTATTAGGCGGAGTTATTGCTACTTATTTATTGAATAGAAAATACTTCAGAAATTTCTGGAATGCCGTTTCAGAGGGAACTCTAGGGGCATTAATTGCTATCGGTAATACAGCGGCTGTTGTCGGATTTGGAGGAGTGGCAAAAGCTGTTCCGGCTTTTACAACTGCTGTTGAATTTATGACTAGTATTCCTGGAAGTCCGCTTATTGGAGGGGCTATTGCTGTAAGTGTAATAGCTGGAATGACGGGCTCAGCTTCTGGAGGTCAGGCGATAGCCTTGCCTTTAATTGCACCACATTATATGGATATGGGAGTAAATCCTGAAGCATTGCATAGGGTTGTTGCCATATCGTCGGGTGCCTTGGACTCTCTGCCTCATAATGGTTATGTTGTGACAACAGTACGATCTATTTGTGGTGAAGCTCATCAGGATGCTTATGGTGCAGTTGGCGCACTAACGGTTATTGTTCCTGCCATAGGTGTTGCAATTGCGATCATTTTATTCTCATTAGGCTTAGGGATTTAG
- a CDS encoding sigma-54 interaction domain-containing protein: protein MRSALLDIPIDIVETIVENAFGWLVVVDNKGKIIYINKNYCEFLEVEREKVLGVHVSNVIENSRMHIVAATGKEEVADLQYIKGNYMIANRIPILSNGQVVGAFGTVFFRDTREWMKMNSHVKSMLTKIQSYIQDIDRSVKYSLDDLLGKSKEIESLKEKVKMIAASDISVLIRGESGTGKELFAHSIHQLSNRSHQPFVKINCGAIPENLLESELFGYEEGAFTGAKKGGKKGKFQLADGGTLFLDEIGDMPLNMQVKLLRVIQEGEIESIGSTESISVDVRIIAATNRPLEKMMEEKRFREDLFYRINVVPFTIPPLRERMDDIPVLLDYFIKKITKKSGKRISFVEDEVLERFTQYSWPGNIRELENVIEASVHLTNNEVISLDSLPDYLKESSVFPVGSKKLKEILEETEKRVLIQSINKFNDDKIEAAKALGISKSSMYEKLKKYGIFHL, encoded by the coding sequence ATGAGAAGCGCACTTTTAGATATACCTATTGATATTGTTGAAACAATTGTGGAAAATGCTTTTGGTTGGCTAGTAGTTGTTGATAATAAAGGAAAAATCATTTACATAAACAAAAACTATTGTGAGTTTTTAGAGGTTGAACGAGAGAAGGTTCTTGGTGTACATGTCTCAAATGTCATTGAAAATTCCCGCATGCATATTGTTGCTGCTACAGGAAAAGAAGAGGTCGCTGACCTTCAATACATAAAAGGGAATTATATGATTGCAAACCGTATTCCGATCTTATCTAATGGGCAGGTGGTTGGAGCTTTTGGTACTGTGTTCTTTCGTGACACAAGGGAATGGATGAAAATGAATAGCCATGTAAAAAGCATGCTAACAAAGATTCAAAGCTATATTCAAGATATTGATCGCAGTGTGAAATATAGCCTGGATGATCTGCTAGGGAAATCAAAAGAAATTGAAAGTCTTAAGGAAAAAGTAAAGATGATTGCAGCAAGCGATATCTCAGTTCTTATCCGTGGTGAGAGTGGAACTGGCAAAGAGTTATTCGCACACAGCATCCACCAATTAAGCAATCGAAGCCATCAGCCATTTGTGAAAATTAACTGCGGGGCCATACCTGAAAATCTTCTTGAGTCTGAATTATTTGGCTATGAAGAAGGCGCCTTTACTGGAGCAAAAAAAGGCGGAAAAAAAGGGAAATTCCAATTGGCTGATGGGGGAACTTTATTTTTAGATGAAATTGGCGATATGCCCTTGAATATGCAAGTAAAGCTGTTAAGAGTCATTCAAGAGGGTGAAATTGAAAGTATAGGGTCCACAGAGTCTATATCCGTAGACGTTCGAATTATTGCTGCCACAAATCGCCCTCTGGAAAAAATGATGGAAGAAAAAAGATTTCGTGAAGACTTGTTTTATCGGATTAATGTCGTTCCATTCACGATTCCTCCATTACGTGAAAGAATGGACGATATCCCGGTTTTGCTCGATTATTTTATCAAAAAAATTACGAAAAAATCGGGGAAGCGAATAAGCTTTGTTGAAGATGAAGTACTCGAGCGATTTACTCAATATAGCTGGCCAGGAAATATTAGAGAGCTTGAGAATGTCATTGAAGCATCCGTTCATCTTACAAACAACGAGGTCATATCATTAGATTCTTTGCCTGATTATTTAAAAGAATCATCGGTTTTCCCCGTTGGGAGTAAAAAGCTAAAGGAAATTTTGGAGGAAACAGAAAAAAGAGTATTGATTCAAAGTATAAATAAATTTAATGATGACAAGATTGAAGCAGCAAAAGCATTGGGTATTAGCAAGTCTTCCATGTATGAGAAATTAAAAAAATACGGAATTTTTCATCTCTAG
- a CDS encoding MDR family MFS transporter, which yields MPRALWLLIIGMVVNVTGSSFLWPLNTIYIHDHLGKSLSVAGFVLMLNSAASVVGNLCGGILFDKIGGYKSILLGVVTALLSLIGLSFWNGWPTYVLFLTIVGFGSGIIFPSMYAMAGSVWKEGGRKSFNALYVAQNLGVALGAALGGFVASFSFQLIFIANTLMYALFLLIAVFGYRGIHTETGTQTSVLKEKPVHKNHSRLYALLILCIGYSLCWVGYVQWQTTIASFTQELNISLKQYSLLWTINGALIVLGQPFVNIVVKRIKSLKTQINVGIVILIFAFLIASGAEEFSAFLAGMIILTIGEMFVWPAVPTIANDLAPKGKEGFYQGIVNSMATAGRMIGPLLGGILVDMYGMSMLFTIVIGLLFISIFTTLIYDKKIKNSKKLAHAS from the coding sequence ATGCCACGCGCCTTATGGTTATTAATTATTGGGATGGTCGTGAATGTAACAGGCTCTTCTTTTTTATGGCCATTAAACACGATTTATATTCATGATCATTTAGGGAAATCTTTATCGGTAGCAGGTTTTGTCCTAATGCTAAACTCTGCTGCAAGTGTGGTCGGAAATTTATGTGGAGGCATCCTTTTTGATAAAATTGGGGGCTATAAATCGATCTTGCTTGGAGTAGTAACTGCGTTATTATCATTAATCGGCTTGTCCTTCTGGAATGGCTGGCCTACATATGTGCTCTTTTTAACCATTGTTGGTTTTGGGTCAGGGATTATCTTTCCCTCTATGTATGCAATGGCAGGTTCAGTTTGGAAGGAAGGCGGAAGAAAATCCTTTAACGCTCTTTACGTAGCACAAAATTTAGGTGTTGCACTTGGGGCTGCACTTGGAGGGTTTGTTGCATCTTTTTCCTTCCAGTTAATATTTATTGCAAATACACTCATGTATGCGCTCTTTCTTCTAATTGCCGTTTTTGGATATAGAGGTATTCATACCGAAACAGGTACTCAGACTTCAGTTCTAAAAGAAAAGCCAGTTCATAAAAATCATTCTCGGCTTTATGCTTTATTAATATTGTGTATTGGCTATAGCTTATGCTGGGTTGGATATGTTCAGTGGCAGACGACAATTGCTTCCTTTACACAGGAGCTTAATATTTCGTTAAAGCAATATAGTTTGCTATGGACGATTAATGGCGCATTGATTGTTCTTGGTCAGCCCTTCGTGAACATAGTAGTAAAACGAATAAAATCTCTAAAGACACAAATAAATGTGGGGATCGTTATTTTAATATTTGCCTTTTTAATTGCATCTGGCGCAGAGGAGTTTTCTGCTTTTCTTGCAGGGATGATTATATTAACAATTGGTGAAATGTTTGTTTGGCCAGCTGTCCCAACCATTGCTAATGATCTCGCGCCAAAAGGAAAAGAGGGCTTTTATCAAGGCATTGTGAATAGCATGGCAACAGCGGGCAGAATGATTGGCCCCTTGCTAGGCGGTATCCTTGTTGATATGTACGGTATGTCAATGCTATTTACTATTGTTATTGGCTTGCTCTTTATTTCTATCTTTACTACGCTTATTTATGATAAAAAAATAAAGAATTCGAAGAAACTTGCTCATGCTTCTTAA
- a CDS encoding ammonia-forming cytochrome c nitrite reductase subunit c552, with the protein MARTYRWTFLFLAAVMLIISGCSSSDNASTEASSDKTGLSKDEISNEAFKDLFPLQYDSYQKNAKEEDTKYSGSVKRSKFDEDKEPYLPILFNGYGFATDYNEDRGHVYANEDIRSTMRITDKSIGSCLTCKSTAVPQMIEEMGDEYWGGSFNDVVWPKAESMGHSPIGCSDCHDPETMDLRITRPSFIKAMESKGVDMSNPTKNEMRSYVCGQCHVEYYFAPENGEVTFPWANGFKPENMYEYYDTVAKDRGFEKDWVHNVSGTPMLKAQHPDFETHMEGPHGKAGVSCADCHMPYERADGKKKISSHWWQSPLKTMEKSCATCHSNRDLDDLKDRVVSIQDTHMKALHSAEDISISSHYYVNKMITSGVSEEKIKEAQEHVRKGQWYWDIVAAESAAGFHNPQGAMDSLKISSDESNKAIQIATEELAKKGVNLEELNKEIEKAKKAVLEEKENPKKKEHVINGYFPPQQPAPKK; encoded by the coding sequence ATGGCTAGGACTTATCGATGGACATTTTTATTCCTGGCTGCTGTCATGCTCATTATCTCAGGCTGTTCAAGTTCAGACAATGCGAGTACTGAAGCAAGTTCTGATAAAACTGGTCTGTCAAAGGATGAGATTAGTAATGAAGCGTTTAAGGATTTATTTCCGCTTCAATATGACAGCTATCAGAAAAATGCAAAAGAGGAAGATACGAAATACAGTGGTTCTGTAAAAAGAAGTAAATTCGATGAAGATAAAGAACCGTACTTACCGATTCTTTTTAACGGATATGGATTTGCTACTGATTACAACGAGGATCGAGGACATGTTTATGCAAATGAAGACATTCGATCAACCATGCGAATTACAGATAAATCAATTGGATCTTGCTTAACATGTAAATCAACAGCAGTTCCGCAAATGATTGAAGAAATGGGCGATGAATATTGGGGTGGAAGCTTCAATGATGTCGTTTGGCCAAAGGCGGAGTCGATGGGACACTCTCCAATCGGTTGCTCTGACTGCCATGATCCTGAAACAATGGACCTTCGCATCACTCGTCCAAGCTTTATTAAAGCAATGGAATCTAAAGGTGTTGACATGTCAAACCCGACGAAAAATGAAATGAGAAGCTATGTATGTGGTCAATGTCACGTAGAGTATTATTTTGCACCAGAAAATGGGGAGGTTACATTCCCATGGGCAAATGGCTTTAAGCCAGAAAATATGTATGAATACTATGATACTGTGGCTAAAGACAGAGGATTTGAAAAAGATTGGGTTCATAATGTTTCAGGTACTCCGATGTTAAAGGCACAGCATCCGGATTTTGAAACACATATGGAAGGTCCTCATGGAAAAGCCGGTGTAAGCTGTGCTGATTGTCATATGCCATATGAGCGTGCTGACGGTAAAAAGAAAATTAGTTCTCACTGGTGGCAATCACCACTTAAAACTATGGAGAAATCTTGTGCAACCTGTCATAGCAACCGCGACCTTGATGATCTCAAAGACCGTGTTGTAAGCATCCAGGATACACATATGAAGGCATTACATTCAGCTGAGGATATTTCTATTTCTTCACACTATTATGTAAATAAAATGATCACTTCTGGAGTAAGTGAAGAGAAAATAAAAGAAGCACAAGAACATGTACGTAAAGGACAATGGTACTGGGATATTGTTGCCGCTGAAAGTGCTGCAGGCTTCCATAATCCGCAAGGAGCAATGGATTCATTGAAAATCTCTAGTGATGAGTCGAATAAAGCGATTCAAATTGCTACTGAGGAGCTTGCAAAGAAAGGCGTAAATCTAGAAGAATTAAATAAAGAGATAGAAAAAGCGAAGAAGGCTGTTTTAGAAGAGAAGGAAAATCCGAAAAAGAAAGAGCATGTAATTAATGGATATTTCCCACCTCAACAGCCTGCTCCGAAAAAATAA
- a CDS encoding cytochrome c3 family protein produces the protein MLKKLLAIDKKLLIMIGVFVGIIVSVVTVKTFAYTDSADFCQSCHIMTNVYESHGDSTHAKLACSDCHLPHETLAGKLVFKAKSGIGHVYYNTLGSEKIPEVLLTTEDSKKAVNQNCINCHESTLDNVSHDAKDSCSSCHQAIPHGKGFKTEDFYKPPKSGELLDTKGGTMNNG, from the coding sequence ATGCTAAAAAAGCTATTAGCCATCGATAAAAAGCTCTTAATTATGATTGGAGTATTTGTGGGAATTATTGTCTCTGTCGTTACAGTTAAAACATTTGCCTATACAGATTCTGCAGATTTCTGTCAAAGCTGTCACATTATGACGAATGTATATGAATCTCATGGAGATTCAACGCATGCAAAGCTAGCTTGCAGTGATTGTCACTTGCCTCACGAAACATTAGCAGGGAAGTTAGTGTTTAAAGCAAAATCAGGTATTGGACATGTGTATTACAATACGCTCGGTTCTGAAAAAATACCTGAGGTACTGCTAACGACCGAAGATTCAAAAAAAGCCGTCAATCAAAACTGCATTAATTGCCATGAGAGCACATTAGATAATGTTTCTCATGATGCAAAGGATAGCTGTTCAAGCTGCCACCAGGCAATCCCGCATGGCAAAGGCTTTAAAACAGAAGATTTCTATAAACCACCTAAATCAGGAGAATTGTTAGATACTAAAGGAGGTACGATGAATAATGGCTAG
- a CDS encoding TlpA family protein disulfide reductase: MRKRLVPTIIIIITIGIIGVLISGLSEKVSANPGDTAFDYTLKDMYGKEHKLSDSKGKIVVLNFFATWCQPCIDEAPELEAFGAEYKNAELFIIAKGETTKRMNKYIEESNSKLSYLLDTTEDVSKKYNVIGQPETIIIDENGIIVERFSGPTTKEHLIELIENIHNSQD; the protein is encoded by the coding sequence ATGAGGAAAAGACTCGTTCCAACTATCATCATCATAATTACTATTGGGATCATCGGTGTTCTAATAAGCGGATTAAGCGAAAAGGTATCAGCAAATCCAGGCGATACAGCCTTTGATTATACCCTTAAGGATATGTATGGAAAAGAACATAAATTATCTGACTCTAAAGGAAAGATTGTTGTATTAAACTTTTTTGCTACATGGTGCCAGCCTTGTATTGATGAAGCTCCAGAGCTAGAAGCATTTGGAGCGGAATATAAAAATGCAGAGCTTTTCATAATCGCAAAAGGCGAAACAACAAAGAGAATGAACAAATACATTGAGGAATCAAATTCCAAATTGAGCTATTTACTAGATACAACTGAGGATGTATCTAAGAAATATAATGTTATTGGCCAGCCTGAAACGATCATTATTGATGAAAATGGAATAATTGTTGAGAGATTTTCTGGCCCTACGACTAAGGAACATTTAATTGAACTTATCGAAAACATTCACAATTCCCAGGATTAA
- a CDS encoding CcmD family protein, giving the protein MQYLFIAYSVIWGLLAGYIFILGKRQKDLKKELQLLEDWKSEH; this is encoded by the coding sequence ATGCAATATTTATTTATAGCATATTCAGTTATTTGGGGATTACTTGCAGGATATATTTTTATTCTAGGAAAGCGTCAAAAAGACTTGAAAAAAGAGCTTCAGCTCCTTGAGGATTGGAAGTCAGAACATTAA
- a CDS encoding cytochrome c biogenesis protein, with protein MKQQSSLIDRILFLCLVPAFFIALYLVFIWSPIEKQMGVTQKIFYFHVGSAWVAFLAFFVVGFYSVLTLRRPTESRFIHAGVSAETGVLFTTIALVTGMIWGKSAWNTWWTWEPRLVTTLILWFIYVAYLFVRRMEGAWEKIAKLSAVFGIIGCINVPIVFMAIRWWNTKLHPIVFGEGKNQKGGGIEPEMLITLLFCIGTITLFYIFLMRKGTEIEKMRLTVKKTKAKVIEKLAS; from the coding sequence ATGAAACAACAGTCTTCATTGATTGATCGTATATTATTTCTTTGTCTCGTCCCCGCCTTCTTTATTGCATTGTATCTGGTGTTTATTTGGTCACCAATTGAAAAACAAATGGGCGTTACCCAGAAAATCTTCTATTTTCATGTAGGCTCTGCTTGGGTCGCTTTCTTAGCATTCTTTGTAGTCGGTTTTTATAGTGTTTTAACATTAAGAAGACCAACAGAATCTAGATTTATTCATGCAGGAGTTTCGGCCGAAACCGGTGTTCTCTTTACTACAATCGCATTGGTTACCGGAATGATTTGGGGGAAATCAGCTTGGAACACATGGTGGACATGGGAGCCTCGACTCGTCACAACATTAATACTGTGGTTTATTTATGTAGCCTATTTGTTCGTAAGAAGAATGGAAGGGGCATGGGAAAAAATCGCAAAGCTTTCAGCCGTGTTTGGGATTATTGGATGTATTAATGTTCCAATTGTCTTCATGGCCATTCGCTGGTGGAACACAAAGCTGCATCCAATTGTTTTTGGAGAGGGGAAAAACCAAAAGGGTGGAGGAATCGAGCCAGAGATGCTTATAACTCTTCTTTTCTGCATCGGTACAATTACCCTTTTCTATATTTTTTTAATGCGTAAAGGAACAGAAATTGAAAAAATGCGTTTGACTGTAAAAAAAACAAAAGCAAAAGTAATTGAAAAATTAGCAAGTTAA